One Panicum virgatum strain AP13 chromosome 3N, P.virgatum_v5, whole genome shotgun sequence DNA segment encodes these proteins:
- the LOC120666355 gene encoding uncharacterized protein LOC120666355: MCEAIGQFGAGFQPPSQRDLRETLLEEEYARTKSLLEERDAEKMKSGCSIMTDAWSDTKRRSIMNLCTNCAEGSSFISSKEMSDVSHTSEVIFELVDKAIEELGPDDVVQVVTDNASNNMGAKKLLVEKRPHIFWTSCATHTINLMLQGIASLTKFKKVIDQSKAFTIFVYGHTRTLKCMRHFTEGKEIIRPGVTRFASVFLTLNSMLEKKNQLKQMVVHSRWDQLKDVKSKKGKDATATILSLAFWKDVKICLSVFELLFKVLRLVDGDVKPSMGFLFGELIKAKREIKEACGNVESRYKEIIAIIDKKMKERLDSPLHLTAYLLNPYYSYANQAIFDDPTITVGFINCVEVFYHHDENMQEQAVNVELKKFQSREGSFSKKLAKTCQNFDYNPGN, from the coding sequence ATGTGTGAAGCAATTGGTCAGTTTGGTGCTGGATTTCAACCTCCTTCTCAACGTGATCTACGTGAGACTTTGCTGGAAGAGGAGTATGCAAGAACCAAGAGTTTGCTTGAAGAACGTGATGCTGAAAAGATGAAAAGTGGGTGCTCTATCATGACAGATGCTTGGTCAGATACGAAGAGAAGAAGCATAATGAACTTGTGCACAAATTGTGCTGAGGGATCAAGTTTTATTAGCTCAAAAGAGATGTCAGATGTGTCACATACAAGTGAAGTCATCTTTGAATTGGTGGACAAAGCAATTGAAGAACTTGGTCCAGATGATGTGGTGCAAGTAGTGACAGACAATGCTTCTAACAATATGGGAGCAAAAAAACTCTTAGTGGAGAAGAGGCCACACATCTTTTGGACCTCTTGTGCAACTCATACTATTAACTTAATGCTCCAAGGAATTGCCAGCTTGACAAAGTTTAAGAAGGTGATTGATCAATCTAAAGCATTCACCATATTTGTTTATGGGCACACAAGAACATTGAAATGCATGAGACACTTTACAGAGGGTAAAGAAATCATAAGGCCAGGAGTAACTAGGTTTGCTTCAGTCTTTCTTACTTTGAATAGCATGCTAGAGAAGAAGAATCAGCTGAAACAAATGGTGGTTCACAGTAGGTGGGACCAATTGAAGGATGTGAAAtcaaagaaaggaaaggatGCAACAGCAACAATATTGAGTCTAGCCTTTTGGAAAGATGTGAAGATATGTTTGAGTGTTTTTGAGCTATTATTCAAAGTTCTACGTTTGGTTGATGGAGATGTGAAGCCATCcatgggtttcttgtttggagaatTAATCAAGGCAAAGAGAGAGATCAAGGAGGCATGTGGCAATGTTGAATCTCGCTACAAGGAGATCATTGCTATCATTGACAAGAAGATGAAAGAAAGACTTGATTCTCCATTGCATTTGACTGCGTATTTGCTGAATCCATACTATAGTTATGCAAACCAAGCCATCTTTGATGATCCCACAATAACAGTAGGCTTTATCAATTGTGTGGAGGTTTTTTACCATCATGATGAGAATATGCAAGAACAGGCTGTAAATGTGGAATTAAAGAAATTTCAGAGTAGAGAAGGATCATTCAGTAAAAAGCTTGCAAAGACTTGTCAAAACTTTGACTACAACCCAGGTAACTAA